Within Thermococcus sp. Bubb.Bath, the genomic segment GTGAGGCCGAGCTCGTCGAGGAGAGGAAGGTCGCCGGCGAGAACATGATTTTCGTTGAGGGCTGCAAGAACCCGAAGGCCGTGACCATACTCATCAGGGGCGGCACCGAGCATGTCGTTGACGAGGTCGAGAGGGCCCTTGAGGATGCCGTCAAGGTCGTCAAGGACATCGTCGAGGACGGCAAGATTGTCGCTGCAGGTGGTGCTCCGGAGATTGAGCTGGCCATCAAGCTAGATGAGTACGCCAAGGAGGTCGGCGGCAAGGAGGCCCTGGCAATAGAGAACTTCGCTGAAGCCCTCAAGATAATCCCGAGGACACTGGCAGAGAACGCCGGCCTCGACCCGATCGAGACCCTCGTGAAGGTCATCGCCGCTCACAAGGAGAAGGGACCGACTGTCGGTGTCGACGTTTTCGAGGGCGAGCCGGCAGACATGATGGAGCGCGGCGTCATCGCCCCGGTCAGGGTCACCAAGCAGGCCGTCAAGAGCGCCAGCGAGGCGGCTATAATGATACTCCGCATCGACGACGTCATAGCAGCGAGCAAGCTCGAGAAGGACAAGGAAGGCGGCAAGGGCGGCAGTGAGGACTTCGGAAGCGACCTTGATTGAAGCCATTTCCTAATCTTTTAGCCTTTTAATCTTTTCTTCTACAGTTTGCCTCAAGTTTAGGTTTAGATAGTCAATTTCCGTTAGATTTCTACCAATGCCCTCATTTGGTATAACATAAAGTAACGATTAAGTTCAGCAATGAGGAATCGACAAGTTAATATATCATAATGACAATAATCATGTGGCTATTCCTCAAGGAGGTATGTACAGATGCGAAAAAAGATGGCCATAGTTTTGGTCTTTACAGCCCTTTTAATAGCCCCCGCAGTTCTCGGTATTAACTCCGATAATCCTCAACAGCACAACGGCATATATCCGCTTACAGTGAACCCCTCAGAGATACCCGGGTTGGCATCTGACCTGAGCTTTCAAGCAACTACAAAGGGACTTAAGGGGTATTCTCTCTACGTCGTCGATTTAGATGATCTTCTCGCAAGAGCTAAGACTGGATCTGTAACCCTTGACATAAGGGGAAGAAAGTTCGACCTGGTCTTAAGCCCAGACACCAGAACCCTGGCCCCGGGAGCCACGGACAGACCCATCCATTCATTCAGAGGGAGCGTCAAAGGCATCCCCGAAAGCATGGTCGCGCTTACCATAAGCGACAGAGCCGTGTTCGTCACAGTATGGGTGCCCAATGAGTGGTACTACCTGAGGTCCACGAAGACGAAACTCGACGGAAAGCCGGTCGTGGTTGGGTATTCATCCAAGGATAAGACATTCAAAAACTTCAGTTATACTTATTGATGGAAAGTTTTGCTGAAACTAAAGACACCCCACGAATCCTGAAAACAGAAGATTTGGAGTAGGAGGGATCTTTTTGAAGAAGACCCTTGCGGCTTTTATCATCATTTTCGTCGTTCTTTCCTCGGGTTGCATTGAAGAAAAAGAGACTACCCCCTCAACGTCGAGTACTACAAGCACCGGCAGCATGACAACCTCTTCAAGCGGAGGAATCACTTTCCCGGAAGACGCTTCACCCTTCGGGAACCTCTCACTGGATCTCAAAGCCCCGGACTGCGCTTTCGGGTGGTTCAAAGTCACCGTTGTAATGACCAACGTCGGAAACAACACCGTCCTCCTCCTCAAGCCCATAAGCATGATTACGCTCCATTTCAAGCTCTACGACGAAAACGGAAGTGAGCTGGAGTACCGGGGGCCAGCGCCGACCTATCTCCCCCTGAAGGATCAAGATGTGGCAGTTCTAAAGGCAGGGGATTCCCTAGAGAAAACATTCACCCTGAACACCCAGTTCTGGACGACGGAGAACGGAACGTACACGCTCCTCGTTCTCTACGACACAAGAGACGTAAAGGCCGAGACAAGTAAGCCGGTATGGAGGGGCCGGCTTGAGGCAGAAGCCAACGTGACTTTTGGGGAATGTAGTCACAACTGAGTTTCACACTTTTCCAAAAACTTTTTTATCCTGATTCTCTAAACCTCATGTATGCTCCCGATCAAAGCGGAGAACCTCTCAAAATCCTTCGGCCCAAAGCGCGCCCTCGATGACGTTTCCTTTTCCATAGAAGGGCCGGGGATAGTGGGAATAATCGGCCCAAACGGCGCTGGAAAGACAACCCTGATTAGAATCCTCACGGGGCTTTTGAAGCCGGACTATGGGAAGGTTGAGCTCTTTGGGAGAGAACCTGGGAAAGCCAGGGAGTTCTTCGCTCTCCTGCCCCAAGATGTTAGGGCCCACTTCTACACGCTCACGCCGAGGGATTACGTCTACCACTACCTCAGGATGCGCGGTCTCTCAAAGGAAGAGGCAAGGGAGAAGGCCGATGAAGCAACGGAAACCTTCGGGATAAACTACGCGGATGAGCTCTTTTCTACCCTTTCCGGAGGGATGGTTAGGAGGGCCCTTCTGGCTATGGTTCTCTCCGCCAAGGTTCCCCTGTACTTCCTCGACGAGCCTACGGTTGGCCTCGACGTCCAGAACAGGCTCAGGCTGTGGGAAACCCTTCGCGAGAGGGCTGAGAAAGCTACCATAATCCTCACGAGCCACTACATAAACGAGATATCGAGCGTCTGTGATAGAGTGCTCCTCCTCAAAGCGGGAAAAATAGTCGCCGACGGCAAACCGGAGGAGATAGCGAGGGAATATCTCAGTGGGTTTACCTCAAAGGTCGTCGCCTTCGGGGAGGTCTCCCTTGGGGACTTTGCCCTGAGAAGGGCCGGGAGGAATGTCTACATCTACGCGCGCTCCAAAGTGGAGGAGAGGGAAATAATTGAGAGGCTTGAGGAGCTCGGTATTCCCTTCAGGAGAGAGGGGGTAACGATAGAGGACGTCTTCCTGGTGGGTGGTATCGGTGATAGCGCTGATTGAGTACTACGCTAGGGCCCTCACGAAGGGGAAGTTCGCGCTGGTGAGCTTCGCGGTTCAGCCAGTTTCCTTCATCTTCATCGTCTACGTTGTGAGCGGCGGGAGGTTCCTCGACAGGGCGCTCGCTGGGGCTAT encodes:
- a CDS encoding TCP-1/cpn60 chaperonin family protein, giving the protein EAELVEERKVAGENMIFVEGCKNPKAVTILIRGGTEHVVDEVERALEDAVKVVKDIVEDGKIVAAGGAPEIELAIKLDEYAKEVGGKEALAIENFAEALKIIPRTLAENAGLDPIETLVKVIAAHKEKGPTVGVDVFEGEPADMMERGVIAPVRVTKQAVKSASEAAIMILRIDDVIAASKLEKDKEGGKGGSEDFGSDLD
- a CDS encoding ABC transporter ATP-binding protein, which codes for MLPIKAENLSKSFGPKRALDDVSFSIEGPGIVGIIGPNGAGKTTLIRILTGLLKPDYGKVELFGREPGKAREFFALLPQDVRAHFYTLTPRDYVYHYLRMRGLSKEEAREKADEATETFGINYADELFSTLSGGMVRRALLAMVLSAKVPLYFLDEPTVGLDVQNRLRLWETLRERAEKATIILTSHYINEISSVCDRVLLLKAGKIVADGKPEEIAREYLSGFTSKVVAFGEVSLGDFALRRAGRNVYIYARSKVEEREIIERLEELGIPFRREGVTIEDVFLVGGIGDSAD